One part of the Zymomonas mobilis subsp. pomaceae ATCC 29192 genome encodes these proteins:
- the hisI gene encoding phosphoribosyl-AMP cyclohydrolase, translating into MQPTRDSGYTLDPCWDEKGLITAILTDATSGLLLMVAHMNKEAFERSIATQEAHFWSRSRQKLWRKGEESGHVMKIQEIRIDCDQDALWLKVIPMGPACHTGAKSCFYRRIEHEHLVPVPEDKI; encoded by the coding sequence ATGCAACCTACCCGTGATAGCGGTTATACGCTTGACCCTTGTTGGGACGAAAAAGGGTTAATCACAGCGATTTTAACAGATGCGACAAGCGGACTATTGTTAATGGTTGCTCATATGAATAAAGAAGCTTTTGAGCGTAGTATTGCGACACAAGAAGCGCATTTCTGGTCCCGTTCCCGTCAAAAATTATGGCGTAAGGGCGAAGAATCCGGTCATGTCATGAAAATACAGGAGATCCGGATTGATTGCGATCAGGATGCTTTATGGTTAAAAGTCATTCCGATGGGGCCAGCTTGTCATACTGGTGCCAAAAGTTGCTTTTACCGGCGTATAGAACATGAACATTTAGTGCCTGTTCCAGAGGATAAAATATAA